The window tatcaatgatattgaTATGAGTCTATCATCATTGATAGACCATATAATAAATGttgatctatcactgataaaccataagagtctatctatcactgatagattttgttacatttgtaatttttttaaaatattgttacatacttaataattattctaaaaattcttacctattataattacccttatctaaaagatttatcatttcaatataaatattaaattttaattgattttaaataactaaaataaagaagagaaatttcCAAAATGGAAAATTTGGGACTGAGAGCACATAGAAAAAGCCAGAAGGATGCTTCGAAGCAGAATGTAGAAACTTCCcccaaaaatgaaaataatgaaacCAAGATTGTCGATTTCCGGAAACTAAGAAACCAGAAATCTGATCTAAAATGAAATGGCAAAATGGAACAAAAGAGTATCATcttaacatattttttttttttcaattgaaaATACAAATCTCCTTACATGAGAAAAAGAACAAActtgaagagagagagagagaggacaCTAAACCCCCTTTTTCCATTTTAGTATGTACTAAATTTGAATGGGCACCCCGCCGTTCCGGTCCTCAAATGGAAAGAATGGTGGCCTCGCACCTGCCAAACTAGGACGACGATGGATGATACCAAACAACGAAAACAAATGGTATTTTCGTCGTTTTATCATATTACAATTACACAATAACATTATTGATTATGTACCTCAGGGTTACGGTTGTTAGAAGAAGCTTGGGAAGTCGTATAAATGTGAAAGTGTTCACAAGAGAGAGGTCAGGGCAAAGAGGAGAAAGCAAAGCAAAGCAAATTCAATTCCAATCTCTTTTTCAAGCTCGAAAATGTACAAATCAATTGATTAATGATATTATGTAATatggaaagagaagaagaagagaataaaAGCAGGAGGGTACAGCTGAGGAGGAGGAGTTGAAGACATGAAAACAAACTCACACCCTTTTTAACGCGGTACTCTTTTTCGGCTCAGTATCTCTTGTTCTTTAAGTCTATGCTGGAATCTCGCAAGGCGTGCTTGAAGACTAACCAAACCGGCAGCCTTTCGAGACAGCACGAAACTCAACTGAGTCACATAGTTCTCAATGTGGCTTCCAGGTTGATCTACTTCTGCCAACAGTTTCATTTCCTGACAACCAACAACCACAAACAAACACACATCATCACTACAGATTAACCCAACCCTACCAACTTAAAGAAAGAGACCAACAAACTTGATTTAAACAAGTTGGTGGTTCAGTTGGTTTCAAAAACACTTTTGTGTTGTCCTTTTTATGGAGTAACAAAATAGGTAACGTTACAAGTTTAATCTTTAGACTTCCTAAGTTGTGTTTAACAAGCTATAGAATTTACAATAAACTTGTGTTTAATAAATTCAGtagttcaaaattttcaatgAGGTTAGAAGGTGtcttaaaaaagaataagagaTGTCATTATCTTTTAATTGTGTCTGCTAGGTTTCTAAAGTATCAAAGGGTATAATAACGTCGTAACTTTCTGCCTTGAGATTTTATGTCCCTAAAATATCAAATGTCCTTTTTAACAAAAAGCAACAAAGGGCATATTGGACATTTTAATAACTTAATGAATGCATTGGACATAATTGAACGGTCATATCCAATGAGGAGACAACTCAATTATATCTAATGTCTGTATATTAAAAATCTCAAATAAAGTTGAAAACCATTAGACAAATTTGAGAGTTCCCTACTTTCATGTTTAAAAGGAAAATAGGGAACAAAAGCTTTTGGCTTTTTCTAGGGCTTTTGGTTTTTTCTAGAAAAGAATCAGAAGGGACAGGGGTCCCGAGTCTATTATAATGAATCAAATTTAACTATAAGTATTTGTACTAAGAGATTGAAATTTTTTACTTACTTCTCGCACTATCTCCATGGTGTCCTCAATTTCTTTTCGATGAGCAGCGATCAACGCCTCTTCTTCCTGCAACAAGGTAGATGACACAGTCAAAAGACCACGGAACTGGTGGGAGAGGTAGTGCAATTATTTTCTTTGACATGGTGAAAAACGAAGCTGCTTTCCTGGTGACTAAATATGCTTGCAGCATAAGTGgaaaaataaaagtgaaaaaACATGCGCACACACAGTCGGATGTTAAGAGTGCGGACCTCCAATATGGCATTAATATTCCCATCAGGAGTTGGCTCGGGTTCAGACTTTCTGAATCCAGTATCATTTGTATTAGAAATCCCTGGACCATACTGCTTGGAGCTTGCAGTTGATACGTCAGGCACGACGTTATCTTTCTTCTGCCAGCTCCCCGATTTTTCCGATTTTTCATCACGGGTTGATTTTCTTCTGGGTGGTGATACCTTTTGCACCTTCTCCTCTATATCATTTAAGTTGCGCTGGGCATACATGGGAATCTTTCGACCCGTTGGATCACTATGAGTGCTCCTCATTTCAGGCTGCTCCTTGTCGAATGATGCAGAAGTTACAGTTTCTCGTGCATGAAAGCTATTGCTTGATGGCAAAGCAGTAGTTGGCATGTCAAAGTTGGAAGAGGAGAGACTCTCTTTCTCAGCAACCCTTCTGCCCAATTCCCCTAATTTCACCTCTTGGCGCAGCATATTCGTATCTTCTGCTTCAGTTGGAATTGGAATAGATGGGGCTGAAGAAACATCTCTAGCTATTGGCACACTGGAACTAACAGCTGGATCTTTTTTTGTGCTTCCACTTTTGGATAAACTTTTGACCCTGATGTTATTTGATAGCAACTTATAAGTTGAATATATTGCTAAATTTTGGATGATGCAAAGCCTAAGATGTCAAAAGGCATACCGGTCAGCATATCTCAAAGTGTTTAGAGTATGTTCACATGAACCAGCATTCGGAGAAATGCATGATATCATAACAGTTCTTGAGTTGCCAACAAAAGAATCACGGAGCACTTCTGTGAGTTTGCTTCCACGGAAGGGTATATGAATCTGATCATTGTCCAAGGCACGAATGCATTCCTTCAAAGCCAGAAGACTTTTGTTGATTTCTGCTCCTTCAATCCTGCAAAAGTTCCGGCAAAACAAAATAGACAAATTGCAGCAAAATTAAATTAGTGTACAAATTTAGTTGACGGGAATTAACTCTTTGATGACAggaatgtgtatatatataagaataTCAGAAAATATATCAAGCAGCATTTTGAACCGAGAAGTTCAAAGCAGTCATCCTCTGTGAAACGCAAGAACTTCAGACTGGCTACAAGCCTACCAAATAAAATTCTTAGTGGATGCACTAAAAAGACTAAAATAATTAACCAAGATGGTATACTCAATTCGATCAAGCAGACAGTGACATGCTTGGTAAACTTATTGATGGGTGACACCTTTACAACTGTGAATAAAGAACCTTAACAAGAAACATAAGACCAAAGATCTAAAACATCTGACATACCTTGTCTGACGGTCATTATCAGTCGTATCAGCACCTCTTTCACTACCAGCCAAATCAATAAAAGAGATTTTCCCAACAAGCTTCCCACTTTTCAACTCATTCCCGTCATTGTTCCTTCTGGATTCCTTTACTTCAGGATGTTTCTTAACAGCAAGTTGCAATATAGCATGCGACCTTGAAGACTCCTCATTGGCACCAGTGGAACCTGTACTCCTAGCTGCATTTCCCTTCTCGATGTATTCTTTTACAATTTGTACATCAGACACTTCAAATTCTTGAAGCCCAACAATACAAACCTGCTGCCGACCATCTTCTCTCATGCAAAGCTTCCTAttacagaaaagaaaaataatgtcATACTGAGGATGTGTATGcatggaaaaagaagaaatgcatGAAATATATCAAATATCATTCAATTAAAGAATTGGACTCTTGAAAGGGGAAGAAAATGCACGTTAAAACTCTCAATGTTTTTGTATCTGTATTTTCATTTACTTCATTATGGTCGGTAAATGTATCAATTCAGTCACAAACATTATATATACAGCTAAACTATGCCCGAAAGTCAATATTGAATCACATGCAAGCTGTTGTGTGTAGAACCTTTGATTCATTATGCAACTGCATGTCAATATGAACTTGCAGTAGGACTATGTTTGCTTCATCCTGACATCATACCAAGTTCAATTACAGTTAAATTGGATAATTGATGCCGTAAGTACAAGAACAAATAAACTAGCGATCCCAAAAGATTAAGATAACAAAAAACCAAGATTAGATTTTATAATCAAAGCACCAAAAAGTTAATATAACCCATATACCCTAAGATTGTTGAGGTCGCATAAACTAACCTAGATGCCCATGATTATCGATATGATATCATATACATAATACAATCTCACTATGGATGAATGAATTTGCTGTCCCCATTGACAATATCAAATCTTTTTTCGTCTAGATCaattcaagaaaaagaaaaaaaaaagaataaaattaaaaacttaCTTTCTTTCACTGAGTAGATCAAACAATTTCCCACCATATATCTCAAAAAAGCTAAGCCACAGCTTGAATCTCTGATTACGATAAACTGGCTGATGTAACAATCTAACAAGGTCTTCAGCAGCTCTAAGAGGTAACGGCTGCATTGTAAATGTCTTGCCACTGCCTATTCAAATACAAAAAATTTGGATCAACTTCATGGTACCAATGACATCTTATAACGACGAAAAAAGGTACATACAATTTCATTGGAAATAAGAGAAGTCACAATATCCATGAAAACAAGTGAGCAATAGGTTGATCAGATTTATT is drawn from Cucumis melo cultivar AY chromosome 11, USDA_Cmelo_AY_1.0, whole genome shotgun sequence and contains these coding sequences:
- the LOC103497851 gene encoding kinesin-like protein KIN-13A isoform X2, whose amino-acid sequence is MNQRKLCMREDGRQQVCIVGLQEFEVSDVQIVKEYIEKGNAARSTGSTGANEESSRSHAILQLAVKKHPEVKESRRNNDGNELKSGKLVGKISFIDLAGSERGADTTDNDRQTRIEGAEINKSLLALKECIRALDNDQIHIPFRGSKLTEVLRDSFVGNSRTVMISCISPNAGSCEHTLNTLRYADRVKSLSKSGSTKKDPAVSSSVPIARDVSSAPSIPIPTEAEDTNMLRQEVKLGELGRRVAEKESLSSSNFDMPTTALPSSNSFHARETVTSASFDKEQPEMRSTHSDPTGRKIPMYAQRNLNDIEEKVQKVSPPRRKSTRDEKSEKSGSWQKKDNVVPDVSTASSKQYGPGISNTNDTGFRKSEPEPTPDGNINAILEEEEALIAAHRKEIEDTMEIVREEMKLLAEVDQPGSHIENYVTQLSFVLSRKAAGLVSLQARLARFQHRLKEQEILSRKRVPR
- the LOC103497851 gene encoding kinesin-like protein KIN-13A isoform X1, whose protein sequence is MGGQMQQSNAAAATAFYDHAGGGTLHNAGPTNDAGDAVMARWLQSAGLQHLASPLADQRSLLMQSYGAQSAEEKQRLLKLMRNLNFGGESGSEPHTPTAQASGVLGAMDGYYSPEFRGDFGAGLLDLHAMDDTELLSEHVMSEPFEPSPFIPSGTRAFEDEFSVASSRQPRSQADEDAVAMLPVIEKENAARENNVAKIKVVVRKRPLNKKELARKEDDIVSVCDDASLTVHEPKLKVDLTAYVEKHEFCFDAVLDEYVTNDEVYRVTVQPIIPIIFERTKATCFAYGQTGSGKTFTMQPLPLRAAEDLVRLLHQPVYRNQRFKLWLSFFEIYGGKLFDLLSERKKLCMREDGRQQVCIVGLQEFEVSDVQIVKEYIEKGNAARSTGSTGANEESSRSHAILQLAVKKHPEVKESRRNNDGNELKSGKLVGKISFIDLAGSERGADTTDNDRQTRIEGAEINKSLLALKECIRALDNDQIHIPFRGSKLTEVLRDSFVGNSRTVMISCISPNAGSCEHTLNTLRYADRVKSLSKSGSTKKDPAVSSSVPIARDVSSAPSIPIPTEAEDTNMLRQEVKLGELGRRVAEKESLSSSNFDMPTTALPSSNSFHARETVTSASFDKEQPEMRSTHSDPTGRKIPMYAQRNLNDIEEKVQKVSPPRRKSTRDEKSEKSGSWQKKDNVVPDVSTASSKQYGPGISNTNDTGFRKSEPEPTPDGNINAILEEEEALIAAHRKEIEDTMEIVREEMKLLAEVDQPGSHIENYVTQLSFVLSRKAAGLVSLQARLARFQHRLKEQEILSRKRVPR